GATATTAGAGCATATATTAGATACAAATTCTAATATAATTTTTTCTTATTTTTCTCTCTCCTTCCTTCATTTTTAATAAAAATTTAATATAATTGAAAGTAATAAACTAAAAGGAGCCTAAATGTCAGAAGTAATTGACTTAAAAAGAAGAAACTTTTTAAAAACTTCAGCAGCAGTTGGGGCTGGTGTTAGCATGGGTGCTACATCTGCATTTGCACTAAGTCCTTATGAAGATGCTATAAGTTTAAAAGAAGAAAAAATAAAAGAGATAAAAAATGCAAAATTCACACCTACTTTTTGTGGAATGTGCGTTAATATGTGTGGATTTATTGCAAGAGAAGTAAAAGGTAAAATTGTAAAACTGGACCCAAATCCACTTTATACTAAAAGTAGAAGTTTTGCGTGTGCAAGAGGAAATTCAGCAATTGCAGCTATTTATGACCCAAATAGACTTCAAACTCCTTTAATTAGAGTAGGAGAAAAAGGTAGCGGTAAATTCAAAAAAGCTACTTGGGAAGAAGCATATGAATATATAAGAGAAAAACTTGTAAAAATTTTAGATGAAGAAAAAGACAATAGAAGTACAATAGCATTTGGAGCTGGGGCTGGGGCTGAGGAGCCAATTTTTGCAAATTTAGTAAACGCAATTGGTTCACCTAATTTTGTAGACCACTTTACTACATGTTTTGCACCAGCATTTTTAGCAAATAAGCTAACTTATGGAAGTTGGGGATTTGGTGATTTTGAAAAAACAAAATATGCTCTTTTACTTGGAGCAAATAGAGCTGAGGCTATTGTAACTCCTGATACTCTTGATATGTTTAGAAATACTCACAAAAGAGGTACAAAACTTGTATATATTGATGTTAGATACACAAATACTGCTGTTAATGCAGATGAATTTATTCCAATTAAACCAGGAACTGATTTAGCATTAATGCTTGCAATGATTCATGAGACAATAAATAGAGGTTATCATAAAACTCCATATAAAAGTGAATATCTCTCAAAATATGCTGATGGATTAGCTGAGCTTGAAGAGTATTTTACAAAAGGAGAGGGAGCTAAATATACACCTGAGTGGGCAAGTAAAATTACTGAAATTCCAGCTGATACTATTAGAAAAATAACAAAAGAATTTTCTGATGCTGCTGAGAAATATAAAGGTGCTGCTGTTTGTTATAGAAGTAGAAAATCTACTTGGTATTATCAAGATTTTGATTTTAGAAGAGCTCAAGCAATCTTTAACTCACTTCATGGATGCGTAAATAGACCGGGGGGAGTATTACTTGGTAGAGGATTAAAAGCTGAGAAATATGAATATGAAGATTTTCCAATTTATGATAATGCAAAACCAAGAATTGACTTAGCTCTAAAACCAAAAGATGAATATCCTTTAATGAATCCACAAAAAGGAAGTTGGCAATATTTTAGAGATAAAGTAATCGAAATTAATACTAAATGGAAAAAAGGTGAAAAATTAAGCGAAAATGAATATCCAGTTAGAGGATTATTTGTTTATAGAGAAAACCCGGTACAATCAGTACCAGGAAGAGAAAAAACAATTGAAATGTTAAAACTTATGGATTTAGTTGTAGTTATTGATATAATTCCAAATGACACTGCTTTTTTTGCAGATGTAATATTACCTGATACAACATTTCTTGAAAGAACTTCACCACTTAAATCATTTGGTACTTTAAGAGAACCAATGATTGGAATTAGATGGCAAGCAACAAAACCTCTTTATAATTCAAAACCTCTAAGAGATATTATGTATGAGCTTTCTAAAAAAATCGAAAAAGATTTAGCAGCTATTACATTT
This Caminibacter mediatlanticus TB-2 DNA region includes the following protein-coding sequences:
- a CDS encoding molybdopterin-dependent oxidoreductase; translated protein: MSEVIDLKRRNFLKTSAAVGAGVSMGATSAFALSPYEDAISLKEEKIKEIKNAKFTPTFCGMCVNMCGFIAREVKGKIVKLDPNPLYTKSRSFACARGNSAIAAIYDPNRLQTPLIRVGEKGSGKFKKATWEEAYEYIREKLVKILDEEKDNRSTIAFGAGAGAEEPIFANLVNAIGSPNFVDHFTTCFAPAFLANKLTYGSWGFGDFEKTKYALLLGANRAEAIVTPDTLDMFRNTHKRGTKLVYIDVRYTNTAVNADEFIPIKPGTDLALMLAMIHETINRGYHKTPYKSEYLSKYADGLAELEEYFTKGEGAKYTPEWASKITEIPADTIRKITKEFSDAAEKYKGAAVCYRSRKSTWYYQDFDFRRAQAIFNSLHGCVNRPGGVLLGRGLKAEKYEYEDFPIYDNAKPRIDLALKPKDEYPLMNPQKGSWQYFRDKVIEINTKWKKGEKLSENEYPVRGLFVYRENPVQSVPGREKTIEMLKLMDLVVVIDIIPNDTAFFADVILPDTTFLERTSPLKSFGTLREPMIGIRWQATKPLYNSKPLRDIMYELSKKIEKDLAAITFKYTWDEDDLEVPYPKGFNLAKYLNDDFEIDEEKLKKDIKDEKVIKAILTHAGEDDLDIASFKLSVAFEKTVEEFNEEVMKELYGKEALKIAKEYGVYWPGIEDAIKAGFIDEKLKVFKKDVKDKHKLIYEIYKKYSKIDENYCIVPKNGKFIKLTLKNIANQTITSPINGKKDKVEALPKWREDLYEEPKNGEVRLVIGRHGYFTQSSHPNNFLLLDLMNYNYIWINDELAKELNLKFKDEVELTNREGKKVRGKVYPTKKIRKDTIFVATGFGSQSKLLTLGYDNGISQAAIAEDHIDPFIGAASMNETFVKIRKV